The Xiphophorus hellerii strain 12219 chromosome 22, Xiphophorus_hellerii-4.1, whole genome shotgun sequence genome has a window encoding:
- the btbd3b gene encoding BTB/POZ domain-containing protein 3 — protein MVDAKGRNMKCLTFFLMLPDSVKSKSSKSSKKGNASGSSKLPPVCYEIITLRSKKKKMSAEIFPTKKPASSTTTTTTTVQEYQQQNLNNNNTIQNCNWQGLYSTIRERNSVMFNNELMADVHFVVGQPGRTQRLPGHRYVLAVGSSVFHAMFYGELAENKDEIHIPDVEPAAFLAMLKYIYCDEIDLTADTVLATLYAAKKYIVPHLARACVNFLETSLSAKNACVLLSQSCLFEEPELTQRCWEVIDAQAELALRSEGFCDIDSQTLESILQRETLNAKEIVVFEAALSWAEAECQRQEFTSSTDNKRKVLGKAMYLIRIPTMALDDFANGAAQSGVLTLNETNDIFLWYTAAKKPELKFASQPRKGLTPQRCHRFQSCAYRSNQWRYRGRCDSIQFAVDKRVFIAGFGLYGSSCGSAEYSAKIELKRQGVLLGQNLNKYFSDGSSNTFSVWFEYPVQIEPDTFYTASVVLDGNELSYFGQEGMTEVQCGKVTFQFQCSSDSTNGTGVQGGQIPELIFYA, from the exons ATGGTCGATGCCAAGGGAAGGAACATGAAATGTCTGACTTTCTTCTTAATGCTTCCTGACTCGGTGAAAAGCAAGTCAAGCAAAAGCTCCAAAAAAGGGAATGCCAGTGGCAGCTCCAAGCTGCCCCCAGTCTGTTATGAGATAATCACCCTGAggagcaagaagaagaagatgtcCGCGGAAATTTTTCCCACCAAGAAGCCGGcatcctccaccaccaccaccaccaccacggTGCAGGAGtaccagcagcagaacctcaacaacaacaacacgaTACAGAACTGCAACTGGCAGGGACTCTACTCAACTATAAGAGAAAG AAATTCAGTGATGTTCAACAATGAGCTGATGGCAGATGTTCATTTTGTCGTGGGTCAGCCTGGAAGGACCCAACGGCTGCCGGGCCACAGA TACGTACTGGCTGTAGGCAGTTCAGTGTTTCATGCCATGTTTTATGGTGAACTTGCAGAGAACAAAGATGAAATTCACATACCGGATGTGGAACCAGCAGCATTTCTGGCAATGCTAAA GTATATATACTGTGATGAAATTGACTTGACTGCTGACACCGTGCTGGCCACTCTCTATGCTGCCAAGAAGTACATTGTCCCTCACCTGGCACGCGCTTGCGTCAACTTCCTAGAGACAAGCCTGAGTGCCAAGAACGCCTGCGTGCTGCTCTCCCAGAGCTGCCTGTTCGAGGAGCCGGAGTTGACACAGCGCTGCTGGGAGGTGATTGATGCCCAGGCTGAGCTGGCATTACGTTCAGAGGGTTTCTGTGACATTGACTCCCAGACCCTGGAGAGCATCCTACAGCGAGAGACACTCAATGCTAAAGAGATAGTGGTATTCGAGGCTGCACTTAGCTGGGCCGAGGCCGAGTGTCAAAGACAGGAGTTCACATCTTCTACTGACAACAAGCGTAAGGTCCTGGGGAAGGCCATGTACCTCATACGTATCCCTACAATGGCTCTGGATGACTTTGCCAATGGAGCAGCCCAGTCTGGTGTGTTGACGCTTAATGAGACCAATGACATCTTCTTGTGGTACACAGCAGCCAAGAAGCCTGAGCTTAAGTTTGCAAGTCAACCGAGAAAGGGCCTGACGCCGCAGCGCTGCCACAGATTCCAGTCCTGTGCCTATCGTAGCAATCAGTGGCGCTACCGCGGCCGCTGTGACAGCATACAGTTCGCTGTGGATAAAAGAGTTTTTATCGCCGGGTTTGGCTTGTACGGATCTAGCTGTGGCTCAGCAGAGTACAGTGCCAAGATAGAGCTGAAGCGTCAAGGTGTGCTGCTGGGACAAAACCTCAATAAATACTTCTCTGACGGGTCCAGCAATACCTTTTCAGTATGGTTCGAGTATCCAGTCCAAATTGAGCCAGATACCTTCTACACTGCCAGTGTTGTTCTGGATGGAAATGAGCTGAGCTACTTCGGACAGGAAGGGATGACAGAGGTACAGTGTGGTAAAGTGACATTCCAGTTCCAGTGCTCCTCAGACAGCACCAACGGCACCGGGGTGCAGGGAGGGCAGATTCCTGAACTTATCTTCTATGCTTGA